Proteins from one Catenuloplanes atrovinosus genomic window:
- a CDS encoding ABC transporter ATP-binding protein, producing MTILTVRNVSRRFGSGEGVVHALRDVSFDVEPGTMVALVGRSGSGKTTLLNVIGGLDRPDEGTVHVDGVEVTALDEDGLAHLRRERVAYVFQTFGLIPVLSAAENVGAPLRLARTPAAERESRVALLLELVGLAGHAAQRPGELSGGQQQRVAIARALAASPRLLIADEPTGQLDAETGLAVMALLRGIVESEGVTALVSTHDPVMMALADRVINIHDGRVE from the coding sequence ATGACCATTTTGACGGTACGGAACGTCAGCCGGCGGTTCGGCAGCGGTGAGGGCGTGGTGCACGCGCTGCGGGACGTGTCCTTCGACGTCGAGCCCGGCACCATGGTGGCGCTGGTCGGCCGCTCCGGGTCCGGCAAGACCACGCTGCTCAACGTGATCGGTGGGCTGGATCGGCCGGACGAGGGCACGGTGCACGTCGACGGCGTGGAGGTCACCGCGCTGGACGAGGACGGCCTGGCCCACCTGCGGCGGGAGCGCGTGGCGTACGTGTTCCAGACGTTCGGCCTGATCCCGGTGCTGTCCGCGGCCGAGAACGTGGGCGCGCCGCTGCGGCTGGCCCGCACCCCCGCCGCGGAGCGGGAGAGCCGCGTCGCGCTGCTGCTGGAGCTGGTCGGGCTGGCCGGCCACGCGGCGCAGCGGCCCGGCGAGCTGTCCGGCGGCCAGCAGCAGCGCGTCGCGATCGCCCGCGCGCTGGCGGCGAGCCCCCGGCTGCTGATCGCGGACGAGCCGACCGGCCAGCTCGACGCGGAGACCGGCCTGGCCGTGATGGCGCTGCTGCGCGGCATCGTCGAGTCCGAGGGCGTGACCGCGCTGGTCTCCACGCACGACCCGGTGATGATGGCGCTGGCCGACCGTGTCATCAACATCCACGATGGCCGAGTGGAATGA
- a CDS encoding ABC transporter ATP-binding protein — MSVTPLSLPSPPDRAPEFGQDALIVCESLVRIYQTGSIEVQALQGLDLTVEPGEMVAVVGASGSGKSTLLSILAGIDAPTAGRARVDTWNLLDMSRADRVRYRRHTVGFVRQQTASNLVPYLTARQMVDLPMTAARTPARERKARAAELLDMLGVGDLADRRPAQLSGGQQMRVAIAVALANRPRVLLADEPTGELDTATSAEVFGALRDVNRALGVTIVVVTHDPEVSGQVERTVAIRDGRTSSEVLRRAAVNGDGDSEVIAEEYAVMDRAGRVQVPREYREALALTRRVRLALESDHVSIKRDDS, encoded by the coding sequence AGTTCGGCCAGGACGCGCTCATCGTGTGCGAGAGCCTGGTCCGCATCTACCAGACCGGCTCGATCGAGGTGCAGGCGCTGCAGGGCCTCGACCTGACCGTGGAGCCGGGGGAGATGGTCGCGGTCGTCGGCGCGTCCGGCTCCGGCAAGTCCACCCTGCTGTCCATCCTCGCCGGTATCGACGCGCCCACCGCGGGCCGCGCCCGGGTCGACACGTGGAACCTGCTGGACATGTCCCGCGCGGACCGGGTGCGCTACCGGCGGCACACGGTCGGGTTCGTGCGGCAGCAGACCGCCAGCAACCTGGTGCCGTACCTGACGGCGCGCCAGATGGTGGACCTGCCGATGACCGCGGCGCGCACGCCCGCCCGCGAACGGAAGGCGCGCGCCGCGGAGCTGCTGGACATGCTCGGCGTGGGGGACCTGGCCGACCGGCGCCCCGCGCAGCTCTCCGGCGGGCAGCAGATGCGGGTGGCGATCGCGGTCGCGCTGGCGAACCGGCCGCGCGTGCTGCTGGCCGACGAGCCCACCGGCGAGTTGGACACCGCCACCTCGGCCGAGGTCTTCGGCGCGCTGCGCGACGTCAACCGCGCGCTCGGCGTCACGATCGTGGTGGTCACGCACGACCCGGAGGTCAGCGGCCAGGTGGAGCGCACGGTCGCGATCCGGGACGGGCGGACCAGCAGCGAGGTGCTGCGCCGCGCCGCCGTGAACGGCGACGGCGACAGCGAGGTGATCGCGGAGGAGTACGCGGTGATGGACCGCGCCGGACGCGTGCAGGTGCCACGCGAATACCGCGAGGCGCTGGCGCTCACCCGCCGCGTCCGCCTCGCCCTGGAGTCCGACCACGTCTCTATCAAGCGGGACGATTCATGA